One window of the Populus nigra chromosome 4, ddPopNigr1.1, whole genome shotgun sequence genome contains the following:
- the LOC133691729 gene encoding exopolygalacturonase clone GBGE184-like has translation MVPSNKLAEIGIEAFQLLEESIGPVRKAKMPLQSTFQQQLSSAQGSCYTRETMECYTAAQKNKGVIMVEYFVNKPAPVVTPVPRSILVLGLALLSCVADGALRHHIGLSDHRSLIDGSGAAVTVFDVTKHGAKADDKTDNAEAFIQTWRAACDSGAPAKMVIPGGTFLTSPVVFQGPCKSTEPIVFEVQGNVKATTDLSEYSSEQWILFEIIDGLTLNGGGTFDGQGSAVWKYNDCHQNKECQPLPSSIKLSKVNNALVHEISSVDSKYFHMHVTSCNSISIHNINLTAPANSPNTDGIHISHSDGVHVTSSKIGTGDDCVSIGQGSTNILISQVFCGPGHGLSVGSLGKYKNEEDVSGIVVTNCTLFNTTNGVRIKSYAASDPSQALNITFKDITMDSVKNPIIIDQKYGSRNGPSRVKISNVHYQNIKGTSTSDVAVSFSCSSLVPCQGVELVDIDLAYIGQKAKMPLSASCLNANIVKSGGKQNPGCN, from the exons ATGGTTCCTTCAAACAAGCTTGCAGAGATTGGAATTGAAGCCTTCCAATTGTTGGAGGAGAGCATAGGCCCCGTTCGTAAGGCAAAGATGCCTCTGCAGTCAACATTTCAACAACAGCTTTCAAGTGCACAAGGTTCTTGTTATACAAGGGAAACTATGGAATGCTACACGGCAGCCCAGAAGAACAAGGGTGTGATAATGGTTGAGTATTTCGTTAATAAACCTGCCCCGGTGGTAACGCCAGTACCtc GAAGCATTCTTGTTTTAGGCTTAGCTTTGCTCTCTTGCGTGGCCGATGGTGCACTTCGCCACCATATTGGTCTCAGTGACCATCGTAGCCTCATTGATGGTAGTGGTGCCGCGGTTACAGTTTTTGATGTAACAAAACACGGTGCCAAGGCTGATGATAAGACCGATAACGCAGAG GCATTTATCCAAACATGGCGGGCAGCATGTGATTCAGGTGCTCCAGCAAAGATGGTTATCCCTGGAGGGACATTTTTGACAAGCCCTGTCGTATTTCAAGGGCCGTGCAAAAGCACAGAGCCTATAGTTTTTGAAGTACAGGGAAACGTGAAAGCTACTACTGATCTCAGTGAATATAGTTCAGAACAATGGatcttatttgaaataattgatGGTTTAACATTGAACGGTGGAGGAACTTTTGATGGGCAAGGCAGTGCCGTCTGGAAGTACAACGATTGCCATCAAAACAAGGAATGCCAGCCACTTCCCAGT TCCATTAAGTTGAGCAAAGTAAACAATGCTCTTGTTCACGAGATCAGCTCTGTCGATAGCAAATATTTCCACATGCACGTTACAAGCTGCAACAGCATTTCGATCCACAATATCAATTTGACTGCTCCTGCTAATAGCCCAAATACAGATGGTATTCACATAAGCCATTCTGATGGTGTCCACGTAACAAGCAGCAAGATTGGAACAGGTGATGACTGTGTTTCCATTGGACAAGGATCCACAAATATTCTCATCTCTCAAGTCTTTTGCGGCCCTGGACATGGCCTTAG TGTTGGAAGCCTTGGCAAGTACAAGAACGAGGAGGATGTGAGCGGAATTGTTGTGACTAACTGCACATTGTTTAACACCACCAATGGTGTGAGAATCAAATCATATGCTGCATCTGACCCTAGCCAAGCTTTAAATATCACTTTTAAAGATATCACTATGGATAGTGTGAAAAATCCCATTATCATTGATCAGAAGTATGGTTCCCGCAATGGC CCATCACGAGTGAAAATTAGCAATGTTCATTACCAGAACATCAAAGGCACCTCAACTTCCGATGTTGCTGTCAGTTTTTCGTGCAGTTCATTGGTTCCTTGTCAAGGAGTAGAGCTTGTGGACATCGATTTGGCCTATATCGGCCAGAAAGCAAAGATGCCTCTCTCAGCTTCATGTTTGAATGCAAATATTGTTAAATCGGGCGGCAAACAGAACCCAGGATGTAATTGA